One window of Maribacter algicola genomic DNA carries:
- the crtD gene encoding 1-hydroxycarotenoid 3,4-desaturase CrtD, with product MPHALVIGAGIGGIATSLRLRSKGYDVTVLESNSYPGGKLHAIEKDGYRFDLGPSLFTMPHLVTELFELYQVDSQKYFQFKKKEIVCNYFWQDGQKFSITSDSEKFIKEAALYFNEPQQKIRSYLRRNQKKYDLTAELFLENSLHKLSTYLTKQTIKSILQIGKLNINDSLDSVNQKYFKNPKLVQLFNRYATYNGSSPYRTPGIMSMIPHLEMYYGTFFPKGGMHQISISLYEFAKQQGVTFKFEHPVDSITIKNKIALGAVCNNDFHEADVVVSNMDIFPTYKKLMKDEPHPKKTLEQERSSSALIFYWGISKEFPELDLHNILFTESYPKEFNALFEKKNLYKDPTVYINITSKEETNDAPKGHENWFVMINAPGNYGQDWELLKKEARKNIISKINKILKTNIEEFITTEQILDPVGIENNTSSYRGALYGASSNSKFAAFIRHANFSKSIKNLYFCGGSVHPGGGIPLCLLSAKIVSDLVPIPTQNA from the coding sequence ACTCCATGCAATTGAAAAAGATGGGTATAGATTTGATCTAGGACCTTCCTTGTTCACGATGCCTCACTTGGTAACTGAACTTTTTGAACTCTATCAGGTAGATTCACAAAAGTATTTTCAATTCAAGAAAAAGGAGATTGTTTGTAATTATTTTTGGCAGGATGGTCAGAAATTTTCAATCACATCGGATTCAGAAAAATTCATAAAAGAGGCGGCGCTTTACTTTAATGAACCACAACAGAAAATAAGGTCCTATTTGAGAAGGAATCAAAAAAAATATGATTTGACCGCTGAGCTTTTTCTAGAAAATTCGCTGCACAAACTATCCACATATCTAACCAAACAAACGATTAAATCTATCCTTCAAATTGGGAAGCTAAACATAAACGACTCTCTTGATTCAGTAAACCAGAAGTACTTTAAAAATCCAAAATTGGTGCAGCTTTTTAATAGATATGCCACTTATAACGGCTCATCACCATACAGGACCCCAGGTATTATGTCTATGATTCCCCATCTGGAAATGTATTACGGCACTTTTTTTCCCAAGGGAGGGATGCATCAAATTAGTATTTCATTATATGAGTTTGCAAAACAGCAGGGTGTCACTTTTAAGTTTGAACATCCTGTGGATAGTATAACCATTAAGAATAAAATAGCACTTGGAGCAGTATGCAACAATGACTTCCATGAGGCGGATGTCGTAGTTTCCAATATGGATATTTTTCCTACCTATAAAAAGCTGATGAAGGACGAACCCCATCCAAAGAAAACCCTGGAACAAGAACGTTCAAGTTCAGCACTTATATTTTATTGGGGCATTTCAAAAGAATTTCCCGAATTGGATCTGCACAATATTTTGTTTACCGAATCCTACCCAAAGGAGTTCAACGCTCTTTTTGAGAAAAAAAACCTTTACAAAGACCCAACAGTATACATCAACATTACTTCAAAAGAGGAAACAAATGATGCTCCTAAGGGACATGAAAATTGGTTCGTAATGATAAATGCACCCGGAAATTACGGACAGGATTGGGAATTATTGAAAAAGGAGGCTAGGAAGAATATCATCTCTAAAATAAATAAGATCTTAAAAACCAATATTGAAGAATTCATAACTACGGAGCAAATTTTAGACCCCGTGGGTATAGAAAACAATACAAGCTCGTATAGAGGCGCATTGTACGGTGCATCAAGCAATAGTAAGTTCGCCGCCTTTATAAGGCATGCAAACTTTTCAAAATCAATCAAAAATTTGTATTTCTGTGGGGGTTCAGTACATCCGGGAGGCGGAATTCCACTTTGCCTATTATCGGCAAAAATAGTTTCCGATTTAGTTCCAATACCTACCCAAAATGCTTGA
- a CDS encoding carotenoid biosynthesis protein, with product MLETISKNKVIIAIGIVWLFHISALIGIASGALEWFIEKTPFNLMISLLLFLFIYPINSIGKIIAFALFFFGGMFAEWLGVHYGILFGDYVYGNNLGPKLDGVPFLIGIYWALLTFITASILDYTQLKDIPKILLAAALMVLLDYFMEHNAPVFDFWRFEGGTAPLENYTTWFILALVFQSVVRVLKIKGNKPFSTHLYLAQLVFFAFLLYS from the coding sequence ATGCTTGAAACCATTTCAAAAAACAAAGTTATCATCGCCATTGGCATAGTATGGCTCTTTCATATTTCGGCCTTGATCGGAATAGCTTCGGGAGCGTTGGAATGGTTCATTGAAAAAACTCCCTTCAATTTAATGATTAGCCTCTTGCTTTTCCTCTTCATATATCCCATAAACAGTATCGGTAAGATAATAGCCTTTGCACTCTTCTTTTTTGGAGGCATGTTTGCTGAATGGCTCGGGGTACATTACGGTATTTTGTTCGGGGATTATGTATATGGAAACAATCTGGGGCCAAAACTTGACGGAGTACCTTTTTTAATAGGTATCTACTGGGCTCTATTGACTTTTATTACGGCAAGTATCTTAGACTATACCCAATTGAAAGATATTCCAAAAATTTTATTGGCAGCCGCCTTGATGGTATTGTTGGATTATTTTATGGAACATAATGCCCCAGTGTTCGATTTTTGGCGATTTGAGGGAGGAACCGCTCCCTTGGAAAATTATACTACATGGTTTATCCTGGCACTTGTATTTCAATCCGTAGTTAGAGTTCTAAAAATTAAAGGAAATAAACCATTTTCAACACATTTATATTTGGCCCAACTTGTATTCTTTGCATTTTTACTTTATTCATAG
- a CDS encoding DUF3291 domain-containing protein, which yields MSQVTTLTFFRYLNLKGKIWAFGTMQFANSPLSKVSGLQMYKLMGSGKEGFNPLPDWSVYALLQIWENEAFADAFFDSSPLIKRYLKKSDERWTVYMKNSMAKGEWSGKNPFLKSDSLEAANPFIAVITRATIKPGMLFRFWKYVPTSQKPLGKNTGLLFTKGIGEVPVLQMATFSIWRDKESLMNFAYSSKEHQKAIQKTRQLNWYKEELFSRFQPYRSIGTWMGENLLPHLTYE from the coding sequence ATGTCTCAAGTTACTACGCTTACTTTTTTTAGATATTTAAATCTTAAAGGTAAAATATGGGCTTTTGGCACTATGCAATTTGCCAATTCACCGCTTTCTAAGGTTTCCGGTCTACAGATGTATAAACTTATGGGCAGTGGAAAGGAGGGCTTTAATCCCCTACCGGACTGGTCTGTTTACGCATTGCTTCAAATTTGGGAAAATGAAGCATTTGCCGATGCTTTTTTTGATTCATCCCCTCTTATCAAACGCTATCTAAAAAAAAGTGACGAACGATGGACCGTCTACATGAAAAACAGTATGGCAAAGGGCGAATGGTCAGGTAAAAATCCGTTTTTAAAAAGCGATTCCCTAGAAGCGGCAAATCCATTTATAGCCGTTATAACGAGGGCGACCATAAAACCTGGAATGTTGTTCAGATTTTGGAAATATGTTCCAACATCCCAAAAGCCCTTAGGGAAAAATACTGGTTTATTGTTTACAAAGGGAATTGGTGAAGTACCGGTTCTACAAATGGCTACGTTCAGTATTTGGCGCGATAAAGAATCCTTGATGAATTTTGCCTATTCCAGCAAGGAGCATCAAAAAGCCATTCAAAAAACCCGACAGTTGAATTGGTACAAAGAGGAGCTTTTTTCAAGGTTTCAACCCTATAGGTCCATTGGTACCTGGATGGGTGAAAACCTATTGCCCCACTTGACCTATGAATAA
- a CDS encoding TlpA family protein disulfide reductase codes for MKKQTFFTLLVIAFVLSFFVTPLGDYSKILLNRWFAMAPTIITPEKRGKIASYDWTLKDENWKFINFEEAKGKVIFISFWTSWHMPSQAQLKDIQNLYDKYGEKVKFYIITNEERAPVELFMEKHGYTFPVTYRIVGEDSPITILKPPGSYIIDKNGFIAVHQTAIADWDNSSIDTLLQKLIDE; via the coding sequence ATGAAGAAACAAACCTTTTTCACCCTTTTGGTCATAGCTTTTGTGTTGTCTTTCTTTGTCACTCCCCTTGGTGACTACAGCAAGATTCTTTTAAATAGATGGTTCGCTATGGCGCCCACCATTATTACCCCAGAAAAAAGGGGGAAAATAGCCAGCTATGACTGGACCTTAAAGGATGAAAATTGGAAATTCATTAATTTTGAGGAAGCTAAGGGAAAAGTCATATTTATTTCATTTTGGACCTCATGGCATATGCCATCCCAAGCACAGCTAAAGGATATCCAGAATTTATACGACAAATACGGGGAAAAAGTAAAATTCTATATCATCACCAATGAGGAAAGGGCCCCTGTAGAGTTGTTTATGGAGAAGCATGGCTATACATTCCCCGTTACATATAGGATTGTGGGAGAAGATAGTCCAATTACTATTTTGAAGCCACCTGGATCCTATATAATCGATAAAAATGGATTCATAGCGGTACATCAAACTGCCATTGCCGATTGGGATAATTCTTCTATTGATACTTTGTTGCAAAAGCTAATTGACGAATAG
- a CDS encoding aconitate hydratase has translation MAFDIDMIKGVYANMAERVDKAREIVGKPLTLSEKILYAHLWDGTPTKAFVRGKDYVDFAPDRIACQDATAQMALLQFMQAGKPKVAVPTTVHCDHLIQAKSGAAADLKSANSTSAEVFDFLESVSNKYGIGFWKPGAGIIHQVVLENYAFPGGMMIGTDSHTVNAGGLGMVAIGVGGADAVDVMAGMAWELKFPKLIGVRLTGKISGWTAPKDVILKVAEILTVKGGTGAIVEYFGPGAIALSCTGKGTICNMGAEIGATTSTFGYDESMERYLRATDRSDVADAANEVKEYLTADEEVYANPEQYFDQVIDIDLSTLNPLLNGPFTPDLSTPVGKEMTEKATKNDWPMQVEWGLIGSCTNSSYEDLSRASSIAQQALDKKLKTKAEFGINPGSEQVRYTAERDGILGIFEKLDAKIFTNACGPCIGQWARYSDPKNAPKNSIVHSFNRNFAKRADGNPNTHAFVASPEITAAIAIAGRLDFNPMTDTLINEDGVEVRFEEPTGWELPPKGFEVEDAGYLAPREDGSSVKVVVDPNSERLQLLEPFEPIKNEELQDVKLLIKAYGKCTTDHISMAGPWLRFRGHLDNIANNTLIGAVNAFNQKTNLVKNQLTGEYEGVPDTQRAYKAKGIKSIVVGDHNYGEGSSREHAAMQPRHLGVAAVLVKSFARIHETNLKKQGMLALTFANEKDYDLIKEDDTFNFVDIAEFAPDTPLTIEVVHADGSKDTIKANHTYNDAQIGWFREGSALNVIKRQNAS, from the coding sequence ATGGCATTTGATATTGATATGATTAAAGGGGTGTACGCCAATATGGCGGAGCGGGTGGATAAGGCCCGTGAAATTGTGGGAAAACCACTGACCCTTTCGGAGAAGATTTTATACGCTCACTTGTGGGATGGTACTCCTACTAAGGCTTTTGTCAGAGGTAAGGATTATGTTGATTTTGCTCCAGATCGTATCGCATGTCAGGATGCAACGGCCCAAATGGCATTGTTACAATTTATGCAGGCCGGTAAACCAAAAGTTGCGGTGCCTACAACAGTGCATTGCGACCACTTGATCCAGGCAAAAAGTGGTGCGGCGGCAGATTTGAAATCTGCCAACTCTACCAGTGCGGAAGTGTTTGACTTTTTGGAGTCCGTTTCAAATAAATATGGAATCGGGTTTTGGAAACCTGGGGCTGGTATTATCCACCAAGTGGTTTTGGAAAATTATGCATTTCCAGGGGGTATGATGATAGGAACCGATTCACACACTGTAAATGCCGGCGGATTGGGCATGGTGGCCATAGGCGTTGGTGGGGCAGATGCTGTGGACGTAATGGCGGGAATGGCTTGGGAACTTAAGTTTCCAAAGTTGATAGGTGTTCGGTTGACCGGTAAAATCTCGGGTTGGACCGCTCCGAAAGATGTTATTCTAAAAGTTGCCGAAATTCTTACGGTGAAGGGAGGTACAGGAGCAATCGTTGAATATTTCGGTCCTGGTGCCATAGCGCTTTCATGTACAGGAAAAGGTACGATTTGTAATATGGGTGCGGAAATTGGGGCTACCACTTCGACCTTTGGTTATGATGAATCCATGGAAAGATATTTAAGGGCTACCGATAGATCAGATGTGGCCGATGCCGCAAATGAGGTAAAGGAATACCTAACGGCAGATGAAGAGGTGTATGCCAATCCGGAACAATATTTTGACCAAGTTATCGATATCGACCTTTCAACACTTAATCCGTTGTTGAACGGTCCATTTACACCAGATTTGTCAACGCCCGTTGGAAAGGAAATGACAGAGAAGGCCACAAAGAACGACTGGCCCATGCAAGTGGAATGGGGACTCATAGGTTCCTGTACCAACTCTTCCTATGAGGATTTGTCCAGGGCTTCTTCCATTGCACAGCAAGCTTTGGATAAAAAACTAAAGACAAAAGCGGAGTTTGGTATAAATCCGGGATCAGAGCAAGTTCGCTATACCGCGGAAAGGGATGGAATCCTCGGAATATTTGAAAAATTGGATGCCAAGATTTTTACAAACGCCTGTGGGCCCTGTATCGGTCAATGGGCGCGTTACAGTGATCCAAAAAATGCACCAAAAAATAGCATTGTCCATTCATTCAACAGGAACTTTGCAAAACGTGCCGATGGAAACCCCAACACCCATGCATTTGTGGCTTCCCCTGAAATTACGGCTGCCATAGCAATCGCCGGAAGGTTGGATTTTAACCCCATGACGGATACCTTGATCAATGAGGATGGAGTGGAAGTAAGGTTTGAGGAACCAACAGGATGGGAGTTGCCGCCTAAAGGTTTTGAGGTTGAGGATGCTGGTTATTTAGCCCCTAGGGAGGATGGATCCAGTGTTAAGGTCGTTGTAGATCCAAATTCGGAAAGGCTGCAATTGTTGGAGCCTTTTGAGCCAATTAAAAATGAAGAATTACAAGATGTCAAACTGTTGATAAAGGCTTATGGCAAATGTACAACGGACCATATTTCCATGGCTGGACCATGGTTGCGATTTAGGGGGCATTTGGACAATATTGCCAATAATACCTTGATAGGTGCCGTTAACGCCTTCAATCAAAAAACAAATCTTGTCAAGAATCAATTGACAGGTGAATATGAAGGTGTGCCGGATACACAAAGGGCTTACAAGGCTAAGGGAATAAAATCCATTGTAGTTGGAGACCATAACTATGGTGAGGGTTCTTCAAGGGAGCATGCGGCCATGCAACCAAGACATTTGGGCGTTGCTGCGGTTTTGGTAAAATCCTTTGCACGTATCCATGAAACAAACTTGAAAAAACAGGGGATGTTGGCATTGACTTTTGCCAATGAGAAGGACTATGATTTAATCAAAGAGGATGATACCTTTAATTTTGTGGATATTGCCGAATTTGCTCCGGATACGCCTTTAACGATTGAGGTTGTACATGCAGATGGATCTAAAGACACCATAAAGGCAAACCATACCTATAACGATGCTCAAATAGGATGGTTTAGGGAAGGTTCCGCTTTGAACGTCATCAAGAGGCAAAACGCTTCTTAA
- a CDS encoding AAA family ATPase has product MSDVAAVKLLVEKHNALKKEIAKVIVGQEGVIDQILLSIYTGGHSLLIGVPGLAKTLMVNTIAQALGLDFKRIQFTPDLMPSDILGSEVLDQNRNFKFIKGPVFSNIILADEINRTPPKTQAALLEAMQERAVTIAGHQYKLDLPYFVLATQNPIEQEGTYPLPEAQLDRFMFAIELKYPSVEEEVMIVKNTTTTIRNQVDPQFNAEQILEIQELVRRIPVPDNVVEYAVKLVNNTRPNLETASDFVKQYVDWGAGPRASQNLILAAKANAAVHGKFSPDIEDVQKVANGILKHRIIKNYKAEAEGISEEGIIRELL; this is encoded by the coding sequence ATGTCAGATGTTGCTGCGGTTAAGTTATTGGTAGAAAAACACAATGCCTTAAAAAAGGAAATTGCCAAGGTAATCGTTGGTCAAGAAGGCGTTATCGACCAAATATTGCTTTCTATTTATACGGGTGGACATTCCCTTCTGATAGGGGTCCCTGGATTGGCCAAGACCTTGATGGTCAATACCATTGCCCAGGCATTGGGTTTGGATTTCAAACGTATCCAGTTTACACCTGATTTGATGCCGAGCGATATTCTGGGAAGTGAAGTATTAGATCAGAACAGGAATTTCAAATTCATCAAGGGACCGGTATTTTCCAACATTATTCTGGCCGATGAAATCAACAGAACTCCTCCAAAGACCCAAGCGGCCCTATTGGAGGCCATGCAGGAGAGGGCCGTGACCATTGCCGGCCACCAGTACAAATTGGATTTGCCCTATTTTGTACTTGCCACCCAAAACCCCATTGAACAAGAGGGAACCTATCCCTTGCCCGAAGCGCAATTGGACCGCTTTATGTTTGCAATAGAATTGAAATATCCAAGTGTAGAGGAAGAGGTAATGATAGTTAAAAATACCACTACCACAATCAGGAACCAAGTGGATCCTCAGTTCAATGCTGAACAAATACTGGAGATACAGGAGTTGGTGAGAAGAATTCCCGTTCCGGACAATGTTGTGGAATACGCGGTAAAATTGGTGAACAATACAAGGCCCAATCTAGAAACAGCGTCGGATTTTGTGAAACAATATGTGGATTGGGGTGCTGGTCCTAGGGCATCACAAAATCTCATTTTGGCAGCTAAGGCGAACGCCGCTGTCCATGGGAAATTTTCACCCGACATTGAGGATGTCCAAAAAGTGGCCAACGGAATTCTAAAGCATAGAATTATCAAAAACTACAAGGCCGAAGCAGAAGGCATTTCTGAAGAAGGTATCATTAGGGAACTATTGTAA
- a CDS encoding peptidylprolyl isomerase — MNKLQFVFLASIFCAHVGAQEPTARETSEETAVVEAPAKKDSIDFKKIKLDGIAAVVGDYVILDSDIEKTLIDLKSQGASTEDITHCSLLGKLMEDRLYAHQAVQDSILVSDDEVNATGDRQLQSLVQQIGSMEKVLKYYKKEDEQSFREELYKINKLRMLSEKMQQDIISEIEITPEEVRQFFNKIPENERPVFGAELEIAQIVKAPEPSEEEKQKVIDKLNEIKADVEDNDASFSVKAILYSQDPGSKSKGGFYSITKETGFDKTFKDVAFSLREGEVSEPFETPFGFHIIYIEKIRGQELDLRHILIQPEISDKALEEAKQELDSIRKKVIEGKFTFAEAALNFSDEKETKFDGGLLRNPQDFSSRFELTKMDPTLYNQVRDLQDDQISYPILEADPRGGPSKYKILKVTNRYDEHVADFAKDYTKIQQIALTEKQYNAIKEWMEDHIEDTYISVSDANKDCDFANNWVKN, encoded by the coding sequence ATGAATAAACTACAGTTTGTCTTTTTGGCAAGTATTTTTTGCGCCCATGTGGGGGCACAGGAACCCACTGCGAGAGAAACCTCTGAAGAGACGGCAGTTGTGGAAGCTCCGGCCAAAAAAGATTCCATAGACTTCAAAAAAATAAAGTTGGACGGTATAGCCGCTGTAGTAGGCGATTATGTGATTTTGGATTCGGATATTGAGAAAACGCTTATCGATTTGAAGAGTCAAGGCGCCTCCACTGAGGATATCACACATTGCAGTCTTTTGGGGAAATTAATGGAGGATAGATTATATGCCCATCAGGCGGTTCAGGATAGTATCTTGGTCTCGGATGATGAAGTAAATGCCACGGGAGACCGCCAATTGCAATCCTTGGTGCAACAGATCGGTTCTATGGAGAAGGTGCTTAAGTACTATAAGAAGGAAGACGAGCAAAGTTTTAGGGAGGAGCTCTATAAAATCAACAAGCTAAGAATGTTATCCGAAAAAATGCAGCAGGATATCATTTCGGAAATTGAAATTACCCCGGAGGAAGTACGTCAATTCTTCAATAAGATTCCGGAAAATGAAAGGCCCGTCTTTGGTGCGGAATTGGAGATTGCCCAAATCGTAAAGGCTCCTGAGCCATCTGAGGAAGAGAAACAAAAGGTTATAGATAAACTCAACGAAATCAAAGCGGATGTTGAGGATAACGATGCCAGTTTTAGCGTAAAGGCCATCCTATATTCCCAAGATCCCGGGTCTAAATCAAAAGGTGGTTTTTATAGCATTACAAAGGAAACTGGTTTTGATAAAACCTTTAAGGATGTTGCTTTTAGTCTGCGGGAAGGGGAGGTATCAGAACCTTTTGAAACCCCTTTTGGCTTTCATATCATCTATATTGAAAAAATCAGGGGTCAAGAACTGGATTTAAGACACATTTTGATTCAGCCCGAAATATCCGACAAGGCCTTGGAAGAAGCCAAACAAGAATTGGATAGCATCCGTAAGAAAGTTATTGAAGGCAAGTTTACTTTTGCCGAAGCGGCCCTTAATTTTTCAGATGAAAAGGAAACCAAGTTCGATGGCGGTCTACTTAGAAACCCCCAGGATTTCAGTTCACGCTTTGAGCTCACAAAAATGGACCCTACCCTATATAATCAAGTACGTGATTTGCAGGACGACCAAATATCCTATCCAATTTTGGAAGCGGATCCAAGGGGCGGACCTTCGAAATACAAAATTCTTAAGGTCACCAACCGTTATGATGAACATGTAGCGGATTTTGCCAAGGACTACACAAAAATTCAACAGATTGCCCTAACGGAAAAGCAATACAACGCAATTAAAGAGTGGATGGAAGATCACATAGAGGACACTTATATCAGTGTAAGCGATGCCAACAAGGATTGTGATTTTGCGAATAATTGGGTAAAGAATTAA
- a CDS encoding peptidyl-prolyl cis-trans isomerase, which yields MMSNSQMIRRRVFFLLVAVGIVGNLISCDAYFNKKLEKEPLARVGESYLYKEDLEPFLKVGISKGDSATFVTNYINNWASKQLLLSKSKINLPEEKLREFDALVDTYRTDLYTRAYQEALVAQGTDSVVTENQLQEFYDRQKENFKLKERIVRIRFVQLPLNFLNRDEVVKRLKSFTEEDLVYLDSIGVQFKKLNFNDSIWVSSARIFEEIPPITFDNQDRYLKNSQFFELQDSIGVYLGKIEEVKDVNDIAPLSYIAPTIKQVLLSRRRIDYLRKLETEIIDEAIREKEFEVYNDNE from the coding sequence ATGATGAGTAATTCTCAAATGATACGAAGGAGGGTCTTTTTTTTGTTGGTGGCCGTAGGTATTGTTGGAAACTTGATTTCCTGCGATGCTTATTTCAACAAAAAACTGGAAAAGGAGCCATTGGCCAGGGTGGGGGAATCCTATCTGTACAAGGAGGATTTGGAGCCTTTTCTTAAAGTGGGTATCTCCAAGGGGGATAGTGCTACGTTCGTTACCAATTACATCAACAATTGGGCCTCCAAACAACTCTTGCTTTCCAAGTCTAAAATCAACTTGCCGGAGGAGAAGCTTAGGGAATTTGATGCTTTGGTCGATACTTACAGAACGGACCTTTACACAAGGGCCTATCAAGAGGCTTTGGTCGCCCAGGGAACGGATTCCGTAGTTACGGAAAACCAATTACAGGAATTTTACGACCGCCAAAAAGAAAATTTCAAGTTAAAGGAGCGGATCGTAAGGATACGATTCGTACAGTTGCCTTTGAATTTTTTGAACCGGGACGAAGTGGTAAAAAGATTGAAGAGCTTTACAGAGGAAGATTTGGTCTATTTGGACTCCATTGGGGTACAGTTCAAGAAACTGAATTTTAACGATTCCATTTGGGTAAGCTCCGCTAGGATTTTTGAGGAAATTCCGCCCATAACCTTTGATAATCAGGATAGGTACTTAAAAAATTCACAATTTTTTGAATTACAGGATTCAATAGGGGTATATTTGGGAAAAATTGAAGAGGTGAAGGATGTCAATGATATCGCACCGCTCTCATATATAGCGCCTACCATTAAGCAAGTTTTATTAAGTCGCAGAAGAATCGACTACCTGCGAAAACTAGAAACTGAAATCATAGATGAAGCAATTAGAGAAAAAGAATTCGAAGTTTACAATGACAATGAATAA
- a CDS encoding serine hydrolase, with protein MNENILEVALSSKNPKIKGVMDSLDQYELQIRYTKIDRKNDSIFFTDYDFQVDENVYFYPASTVKFPIAVLGLERLNETDTLNREVRYYVEGDTLESTFSKDIVQVFTVSDNLANNRLVELLGQDAINESLQKKGIGPVRISHRLGYHSEDLKTKPLIIYMNDSTTSITIPSINTAPKPLSLKEIRKGKGYYEDGALKQEPFDFSLKNYYPITAQHAVLKRVIFPDEFSPKQQFNLSQEQRQFLLEAMKTLPRSAGYDPMEYYDGYCKFFMYGDTKDTIPSYMEIYNKVGFAYGTLTDCAYINDTKNKVDFMLTATILVNKDGIFNDDAYEYDEIGIPFLAELGREIHRLELERTR; from the coding sequence ATGAACGAGAATATTTTGGAAGTTGCCCTAAGCTCCAAAAATCCAAAAATAAAAGGGGTCATGGATAGCCTAGATCAGTACGAGTTACAGATTAGGTACACCAAAATCGACAGGAAAAATGATAGCATATTTTTTACCGACTATGATTTTCAAGTGGATGAAAACGTTTATTTCTATCCGGCCAGCACTGTCAAGTTCCCAATCGCCGTTTTAGGTCTGGAACGATTGAACGAAACCGATACCTTAAACAGGGAGGTACGCTATTATGTAGAAGGAGACACTTTGGAATCGACATTTTCCAAGGACATTGTCCAAGTCTTTACTGTAAGTGACAATTTGGCCAATAATCGATTGGTGGAACTTTTGGGGCAGGACGCTATAAATGAATCCTTACAAAAAAAAGGAATTGGGCCGGTTCGTATTTCCCATAGATTGGGATACCATTCTGAAGACCTGAAAACAAAACCACTAATAATCTACATGAATGATAGTACCACCAGTATAACCATCCCAAGTATAAACACCGCACCCAAACCCTTATCTTTAAAGGAAATTCGTAAGGGAAAGGGGTATTATGAAGATGGCGCCTTGAAACAGGAACCTTTTGATTTTTCATTAAAGAATTACTATCCCATAACGGCCCAACATGCCGTTTTAAAACGGGTGATTTTCCCCGATGAATTTAGTCCAAAACAACAGTTCAATCTCTCCCAAGAGCAACGCCAATTTTTATTGGAAGCCATGAAAACACTTCCCAGAAGTGCGGGCTACGACCCCATGGAATATTATGATGGTTACTGCAAGTTCTTTATGTACGGTGATACAAAGGACACCATACCCTCCTATATGGAAATCTACAATAAGGTAGGATTTGCCTATGGTACACTTACTGACTGTGCCTATATAAACGATACAAAAAACAAGGTCGATTTTATGCTGACCGCAACCATTTTGGTAAATAAGGACGGGATATTCAATGATGATGCCTATGAATACGATGAAATAGGCATTCCCTTTTTAGCAGAATTGGGAAGGGAAATACACAGATTGGAACTAGAAAGAACCCGGTAG
- the rluF gene encoding 23S rRNA pseudouridine(2604) synthase RluF, which produces MPEETKQTRINKYLSEVGYCSRREADRLIEQGRVTINGKIPEMGTKISEGDLVQVDGESISEPKEKPVYLAFNKPIGIVCTTDTGVEKNNIIDFINYPKRIFPIGRLDKPSEGLIFLTNDGDIVNKILRARNNHEKEYLVTVDKPITPVFLKKMRNGVPILDTVTRKCEVHQVSKYQFRIILTQGLNRQIRRMCEYLDYNVKKLKRIRIMNVTLDIPVGKWRNLTPDELNEINRLVHNSSKTHKEQT; this is translated from the coding sequence ATGCCCGAAGAAACTAAACAGACCCGAATCAATAAATATTTGAGCGAAGTAGGTTATTGTTCCCGTAGGGAGGCAGACAGGCTTATCGAACAAGGACGTGTGACCATCAATGGAAAAATTCCTGAAATGGGCACAAAAATTTCAGAAGGCGATTTGGTCCAAGTGGATGGCGAATCCATTTCCGAACCCAAAGAAAAACCTGTTTATCTGGCATTTAACAAACCTATTGGAATTGTTTGTACTACTGATACCGGTGTAGAAAAGAACAATATTATCGACTTTATAAACTACCCAAAAAGGATATTCCCCATTGGTAGATTGGACAAGCCCAGTGAAGGACTGATTTTCCTTACGAACGATGGCGACATCGTCAATAAGATTTTAAGGGCAAGGAACAATCACGAAAAGGAGTATCTAGTTACCGTTGATAAACCAATAACCCCTGTGTTTTTAAAAAAAATGAGAAACGGCGTACCCATTTTGGATACGGTAACCAGGAAATGCGAAGTGCACCAAGTAAGCAAATATCAGTTTAGAATTATTCTGACCCAAGGACTCAACAGACAAATTAGGCGCATGTGCGAATATTTGGACTACAACGTAAAAAAATTGAAGCGCATTCGAATTATGAACGTTACCCTGGATATACCGGTAGGCAAATGGAGAAACCTTACCCCAGATGAACTAAACGAAATCAACAGACTTGTGCATAATTCTTCCAAAACCCATAAGGAACAAACGTAA